From Pseudochaenichthys georgianus chromosome 11, fPseGeo1.2, whole genome shotgun sequence, a single genomic window includes:
- the ndufs5 gene encoding NADH dehydrogenase [ubiquinone] iron-sulfur protein 5: protein MPFVDLQTRLGIDADKWLLNQSSLQPRQKAARCHAFEKDWIECSHNIGQTRSKKECQLELEDFNECLHKKNTSKRLYAIRQQRDKMIKEGTYTPPPCHSGQANPSP from the exons ATGCCGTTTGTGGACCTGCAGACTCGGCTCGGCATCGACGCTGATAAATGGCTGCTGAATCAGAGCAGCCTTCAGCCCAGGCAGAAGGCGGCGCGCTGCCACGCTTTTGAGAAGGATTGGATCGAGTGCTCCCACAACATTGGGCAGACCCGCTCCAAGAAGGAGTGCCAGCTGGAGTTAGAGGATTTCAACGAGTGCTTGCACAAGAAGAACACG AGCAAGAGGCTGTACGCCATCCGTCAGCAGCGTGATAAGATGATTAAGGAGGGGACGTACACCCCGCCGCCCTGCCACTCAGGACAGGCTAACCCGTCTCCATGA